One genomic segment of Candidatus Nomurabacteria bacterium includes these proteins:
- a CDS encoding zinc ribbon domain-containing protein, translating to MDFESTLLDMLEGVGNFDFNILIRSFLASLVVIWFFIAVWVWIDSGERTRNILFRIFSVLLVAPFNVVGLIIYLILRPKETIENVYWGDLERRYLLYETSELGDCPQCGDQLSPGFNICPSCSYELKVKCKGCEMMLDRKWNFCPYCKEKVLHPLPEEEGISKEVIRQRVEQSRQEIRFKVEQEGTRYKTATGVTVRLGNIVMHGVMSLGKAVNDFVVNIVASIKPSKSDRKDNSIKDKNSSETEEQKLPETIIDEESGDFTEKISELTDEELEKEMADIEEVIDEVLQDESDNEDTVERVESDLEDMISDMEDEASTEVGDVTDEDMVSDSVDQVDESIDAGESREDGILDNEVMEDSGTDSLTNDDEVGGLDMKDINTAGSDETVEVSKEQITSGDRNSAQVDRSTRSKNSKKNKKKRKKKKRSK from the coding sequence ATGGATTTTGAGAGTACTTTGCTAGATATGCTTGAAGGTGTGGGTAATTTTGATTTCAATATCTTGATCCGATCTTTCCTTGCTAGTCTTGTGGTTATCTGGTTTTTTATCGCTGTCTGGGTTTGGATCGATTCAGGAGAGAGAACTCGGAACATACTTTTTAGGATCTTTAGTGTTTTATTGGTTGCACCCTTTAACGTAGTGGGTTTGATAATCTATCTCATCCTAAGGCCAAAAGAAACTATAGAGAATGTCTATTGGGGCGACCTAGAAAGACGTTACCTCCTCTATGAAACCTCTGAGCTCGGAGATTGTCCGCAATGTGGGGACCAGCTAAGTCCCGGGTTCAATATATGTCCATCATGCTCATACGAATTGAAAGTGAAATGTAAAGGTTGTGAGATGATGTTGGATCGTAAATGGAATTTCTGTCCATATTGTAAGGAAAAAGTACTTCATCCACTACCAGAAGAGGAAGGTATCTCTAAAGAGGTCATTCGACAGAGAGTTGAGCAATCTCGTCAGGAGATCAGATTTAAGGTAGAACAAGAAGGGACTAGATATAAGACAGCAACTGGAGTGACTGTGAGATTAGGAAATATTGTTATGCATGGGGTCATGTCACTTGGAAAAGCAGTAAATGACTTTGTGGTCAACATAGTTGCATCGATCAAACCTTCCAAGAGCGATCGGAAGGACAACAGTATCAAAGATAAGAACAGTTCCGAAACTGAAGAACAGAAACTTCCCGAAACTATTATTGATGAAGAAAGTGGCGATTTTACAGAAAAGATATCTGAGTTAACTGATGAAGAACTCGAAAAAGAGATGGCTGATATCGAAGAGGTTATTGATGAAGTTCTTCAGGATGAATCTGATAATGAAGATACTGTAGAAAGAGTAGAGAGTGATTTGGAGGATATGATCTCGGATATGGAAGATGAGGCGTCTACAGAAGTTGGTGATGTTACCGATGAGGACATGGTAAGCGACAGTGTAGATCAGGTTGACGAGTCTATCGATGCAGGCGAGAGTAGAGAAGATGGTATTTTGGATAATGAAGTTATGGAGGATTCGGGTACAGATAGTCTGACTAATGATGATGAAGTAGGGGGTCTTGATATGAAAGATATTAATACTGCTGGATCTGATGAAACAGTAGAAGTTAGCAAAGAGCAGATAACTTCCGGAGATAGAAATTCAGCACAGGTTGATCGATCTACTAGATCTAAAAATTCCAAGAAGAACAAGAAGAAAAGAAAGAAGAAAAAACGATCTAAATAG